In the genome of bacterium, one region contains:
- a CDS encoding glycosyltransferase — MTNPTLVRIITWLPIGGIERRLVSVLPRLRDRGYNVRLVCVRELGALAPELQDAGIPVDLVKLRTRLDPAGLRKLAAYMRQHNASIVHTHMYRSNVPGTIAARLAKVPVNFAQVHNVDTWESARQRSMDRFLTRWRTGVICVSGAVQRDVVQTLNIAPERAPILYNGSDTERFRPDAELRRHGREALGVDKDRLVVLVPARIHGNKNPIGVVQAFKEARAKVGTDPLLFWAGKGPMQDRLREAIPAEGLGDCFRLLGARDDMPELYNAADVVLLSSSKEGFSNAVVEALACGKPVVAADVGGNAEAIDSPAVGWIHEAGSHEQLVAQLAEAMSGREALVRRAGACRKRGLRFSLDALIDDTDALYRRALEDRK, encoded by the coding sequence GTGACGAATCCGACGCTCGTTCGCATCATTACTTGGTTGCCGATCGGCGGCATCGAGCGCCGACTCGTTTCCGTTCTTCCGCGGCTACGCGATCGGGGCTATAATGTGCGCCTTGTCTGCGTGCGCGAACTGGGCGCCCTTGCTCCGGAACTTCAGGATGCGGGTATCCCGGTCGACCTGGTTAAGCTGCGCACGCGACTCGATCCCGCGGGATTGCGGAAACTCGCGGCGTACATGCGCCAGCACAATGCTTCTATCGTCCACACGCACATGTATCGCTCGAATGTGCCCGGAACCATTGCGGCGCGACTGGCTAAGGTGCCTGTGAACTTCGCGCAGGTCCATAACGTCGATACGTGGGAGAGCGCTCGCCAGCGCAGCATGGATCGCTTCCTGACGCGTTGGCGCACGGGAGTAATCTGCGTCTCCGGCGCGGTGCAACGCGATGTGGTGCAGACACTCAATATCGCGCCGGAACGCGCACCGATTCTCTACAATGGATCGGATACGGAACGATTCCGCCCCGATGCCGAACTTCGTCGCCATGGTCGCGAAGCCCTGGGGGTTGATAAAGATCGCCTGGTGGTTCTTGTTCCCGCACGAATTCACGGCAACAAGAACCCGATCGGTGTGGTGCAGGCCTTCAAGGAAGCGCGCGCGAAGGTTGGAACCGATCCGCTGCTGTTCTGGGCCGGGAAAGGGCCAATGCAAGATCGCCTGCGCGAGGCCATCCCTGCAGAAGGGCTCGGAGATTGCTTCCGACTTCTCGGGGCGCGAGACGATATGCCGGAGCTCTACAACGCCGCGGATGTCGTGCTGCTTTCCAGTTCGAAGGAAGGCTTCTCGAACGCCGTCGTCGAGGCGCTGGCGTGCGGCAAGCCGGTTGTTGCAGCAGATGTTGGCGGCAACGCGGAAGCGATCGATTCGCCCGCCGTCGGTTGGATTCATGAGGCCGGCAGCCACGAGCAGTTGGTTGCGCAATTGGCCGAAGCGATGTCCGGACGCGAGGCGCTCGTGCGGCGCGCGGGTGCTTGCCGCAAACGCGGTCTGCGCTTCAGCCTCGACGCCCTGATCGATGATACGGACGCGCTCTATCGCCGCGCCCTGGAAGACCGAAAATGA